In the genome of Flexistipes sinusarabici DSM 4947, one region contains:
- a CDS encoding efflux RND transporter permease subunit gives MAENNDKQKQTKNTEPGCDYSDNLEALEMGLAERVSKLFLKSKITPLLVIASLFIGIVSVIYTPKEEEPQIVVPMVDIFVPYPGADVDSVEKHVTEPLSQIMWEIPGVKYVYSTAMDDMGMVTVRFEVGEDEQKSITKLKTKIDYNMDRMPYGVKSPIIKKRSINDVPQVTLTLWSKEMGGYSLRQIAGEVEHRLKSVEDVSITDIKGGYEKVVRIEPDTDKLDAYNVDFFKIIRSLKMSNDSLNTGNITRNNEVIYMSAGSFFQSAEEIRNIVVGVHKGSPVYLRDVADIEYGAEIPDNYHFMGFNEDKTEKVYSAATITLAKRKGSDSVVVSEHILSKLKELKKTVIPDNVHVNVTRNYGETAYEKVKTLIEHLLGAIVAVILVMTLTMGWRAGLVVFVALPVTFALTFFVYYMFDYTLNRVTLFALIFVTGLVVDDAIIVVENIERHFRMGSKNLFEKAVKAVGEVGNPTILATIAVIVAIYPMAFVGGLMGPYMKPMPIGASLAMIFSLLVALIITPWLALKLLSGKAGKGKNAEVDEDEWVRSTKLYKFYRFILGPLMKKWYYKLILTFVMIGLFIAAFLMVPAKMVVMKMLPFDNKNELQVIIDMPEGTPLERTNTVAMEIGDYLSGVEQVENYQTYSGIAAPINFNGLVRQYYLRKGENVADIQVNFVSKNKRDLKSHALAKVIRGPIQKIGDKYDANIKIAEVPPGPPVMSTLVAEVYGPDKKSRRAVAAEIKEVFRSTKGVVDVDWYVEDDMKELHLKVDKEKAALTGISTEMITRTAYTALKGNKIGILHTGKDREEVDIVIKLPESEKSYQNVLSNIMLTSINNKQVPLSELVEFEYKTKEKPAYQKNLKPVTYVTGDVAGVEESPVYAILDMKDDISKISYNGYKIEQFWINQPENINKVAMKWDGEWQITYEVFRDLGLAFATVLVIMYFLLVSWFRSFATPIIMMMPIPLSLLGIIPGHYLFGEFFTATSMIGFIALAGIMVRNAILLIDFIENGLKKGKSIEDSVIESGAIRTRPVFLTAVTVVVGAMFMLPDPIFAGLGVSLIMGALVSTILTLVLIPMAYYVFYKFISKFGWIK, from the coding sequence ATGGCTGAAAACAACGATAAACAAAAACAGACTAAAAATACCGAACCAGGCTGTGATTATTCCGATAACCTTGAAGCTCTGGAGATGGGATTAGCTGAAAGGGTTTCAAAATTATTTCTAAAATCCAAAATCACCCCGCTGCTTGTCATTGCCTCGCTTTTTATAGGTATTGTTTCTGTAATATACACTCCCAAAGAGGAAGAGCCTCAAATTGTTGTGCCTATGGTTGATATCTTTGTCCCTTATCCCGGGGCTGATGTGGACAGTGTTGAAAAACATGTAACGGAACCGTTGTCTCAGATAATGTGGGAGATACCGGGAGTGAAGTACGTTTATTCGACGGCAATGGATGATATGGGGATGGTAACAGTTCGCTTTGAAGTTGGAGAAGACGAGCAAAAGAGTATAACAAAACTTAAAACGAAGATTGATTACAATATGGACCGAATGCCTTATGGTGTAAAAAGTCCGATAATAAAAAAACGCTCCATTAACGATGTCCCCCAGGTGACGCTTACCTTGTGGTCAAAAGAGATGGGTGGATATTCTCTGAGGCAGATAGCCGGTGAGGTGGAACACAGATTAAAAAGTGTTGAGGATGTTTCTATTACCGATATCAAAGGAGGATACGAAAAAGTTGTTCGTATTGAACCGGATACGGATAAACTGGATGCTTATAATGTGGATTTTTTCAAGATAATCCGTTCCCTGAAAATGTCCAATGATTCACTGAATACCGGTAATATTACCAGAAACAATGAGGTTATTTATATGTCAGCCGGAAGCTTTTTCCAGTCGGCTGAGGAAATACGAAATATTGTTGTGGGTGTTCATAAAGGTTCTCCTGTTTATCTCCGGGATGTGGCTGATATAGAATACGGAGCTGAAATACCTGACAACTATCACTTTATGGGTTTCAATGAAGATAAAACTGAAAAAGTCTATTCAGCAGCGACAATCACACTTGCCAAAAGAAAGGGCAGTGACTCGGTTGTGGTCTCTGAACATATACTGAGCAAACTTAAAGAGCTTAAGAAAACGGTAATTCCTGATAATGTTCACGTAAATGTTACACGTAATTACGGAGAAACTGCCTATGAAAAAGTGAAAACGTTGATTGAGCACCTGCTTGGAGCTATCGTTGCAGTGATTCTTGTAATGACTCTGACAATGGGCTGGAGAGCCGGTCTTGTTGTTTTTGTAGCCTTACCCGTTACTTTTGCCCTGACGTTTTTCGTATATTATATGTTTGACTATACACTAAATCGTGTAACATTGTTTGCCCTGATTTTTGTCACCGGTCTTGTGGTGGACGATGCCATTATTGTTGTGGAAAATATCGAGCGACATTTCAGGATGGGGAGTAAAAATCTGTTTGAAAAAGCCGTGAAGGCTGTGGGAGAAGTAGGAAATCCGACTATACTTGCTACAATTGCTGTAATCGTTGCTATTTATCCGATGGCTTTTGTGGGCGGCTTGATGGGGCCTTACATGAAGCCCATGCCTATAGGGGCATCACTTGCCATGATTTTTTCACTTCTCGTGGCGCTGATTATTACACCCTGGCTTGCTTTGAAGCTTCTCTCAGGCAAAGCCGGTAAAGGCAAAAATGCGGAAGTAGATGAAGATGAGTGGGTAAGAAGCACGAAGCTTTATAAATTTTATAGATTTATCCTCGGTCCTCTTATGAAAAAATGGTATTATAAGCTGATACTTACCTTCGTCATGATAGGGCTTTTTATTGCAGCTTTTCTTATGGTGCCGGCCAAAATGGTAGTTATGAAGATGCTCCCCTTTGATAATAAAAATGAGCTGCAGGTTATTATAGATATGCCTGAAGGTACGCCGCTTGAAAGGACTAATACTGTGGCAATGGAGATCGGCGATTATTTGTCGGGTGTGGAACAGGTTGAAAATTATCAAACTTATTCTGGTATAGCTGCTCCTATTAATTTTAACGGTCTTGTCAGGCAGTACTATTTGAGAAAGGGGGAGAATGTTGCTGACATACAGGTAAATTTTGTGTCAAAGAATAAAAGGGATTTGAAAAGCCACGCTCTGGCAAAAGTTATCAGAGGACCGATACAGAAAATCGGTGATAAGTACGATGCTAATATTAAGATAGCCGAAGTTCCGCCGGGACCGCCTGTTATGTCCACTCTGGTTGCAGAGGTTTACGGACCTGATAAAAAGAGCAGGCGCGCAGTTGCGGCGGAAATTAAAGAGGTTTTTAGATCCACCAAAGGGGTGGTGGATGTGGACTGGTATGTTGAAGATGATATGAAAGAACTCCATCTGAAAGTGGATAAAGAGAAGGCTGCTTTAACGGGTATCTCAACGGAGATGATAACCCGTACTGCTTACACGGCGCTTAAAGGTAATAAAATAGGTATACTGCATACGGGAAAAGACCGTGAAGAAGTGGATATTGTTATAAAACTGCCTGAATCTGAAAAATCTTACCAGAATGTTTTAAGTAATATTATGCTGACATCCATAAACAACAAACAGGTGCCCCTGAGTGAACTTGTTGAATTCGAATACAAAACAAAAGAAAAACCTGCTTATCAGAAAAATCTGAAACCGGTAACTTATGTGACGGGGGACGTGGCAGGTGTTGAGGAAAGTCCTGTATATGCAATACTTGATATGAAAGATGACATTTCTAAAATCTCATATAACGGTTATAAAATAGAGCAATTCTGGATTAATCAGCCTGAAAACATTAATAAAGTTGCAATGAAATGGGATGGAGAGTGGCAGATTACATATGAAGTTTTCAGAGACTTAGGGCTGGCATTTGCAACCGTTCTGGTGATTATGTATTTTCTTTTGGTTTCATGGTTTCGCTCTTTTGCAACACCAATAATTATGATGATGCCTATACCGTTAAGCTTATTGGGAATAATCCCGGGACACTACCTCTTTGGCGAGTTTTTCACCGCTACCAGTATGATAGGTTTTATTGCTCTGGCGGGAATAATGGTCAGAAATGCAATACTGTTAATCGATTTTATAGAAAACGGCCTTAAAAAAGGTAAGTCAATTGAGGATTCTGTTATAGAATCCGGCGCTATACGGACGAGACCCGTGTTTTTGACGGCGGTTACTGTTGTTGTGGGGGCTATGTTTATGCTTCCCGACCCCATATTTGCAGGCCTTGGTGTTTCTCTTATAATGGGGGCTCTTGTATCGACAATATTGACCCTTGTGCTTATACCAATGGCTTATTACGTATTTTATAAATTTATATCGAAATTTGGCTGGATAAAATGA
- a CDS encoding TolC family protein — MMRIFLAVCMVIFATTSFALQLNYQKGKEIVLKNNNLIQAYQEKVKSSNYRYYQAKGGYLPDINISETYTNTDEPATAAFSTMSQGEFDMNYFSNELADPDSVENYETKVEVLQPVFMKGKIYFGIKQASGMNDIAELTSERIQQKVIYNYTKAFFGMSLAEKALEVAKKSYERTKRYYLMTKNFYENGMVVKSDLMVAKTHLLKNESAISEARKQVEVAQSRLQQVLGIDEKVDIVWETPSFKTDKSLNKYLQTALSSREDLLALDERLNIAELETKKSKFNFLPEVSLFANYKWNESDFMNGGAEGATFGAKVSFNLFNGFADYNKVRENKSDYLYMLNMKQDKKRKIKSQVKNAYYSIKAARKKLQAAEKQVEAAYEALSITQNRFREGLVKITELLDREVDVRQAELNMYMAEYELITGRARLLLNSGILK, encoded by the coding sequence ATGATGCGGATATTTCTGGCTGTTTGTATGGTTATATTTGCGACGACATCGTTTGCACTTCAGCTTAACTATCAAAAAGGAAAAGAAATTGTTCTGAAAAACAATAACCTGATTCAGGCCTATCAGGAAAAAGTTAAATCTTCCAACTACAGATATTATCAGGCTAAAGGCGGGTATCTGCCTGATATCAATATTTCGGAAACCTACACAAATACTGATGAGCCTGCAACAGCTGCTTTTTCAACAATGTCTCAGGGTGAATTTGATATGAATTATTTTAGTAATGAACTGGCTGACCCTGACAGCGTGGAAAATTATGAGACAAAAGTGGAAGTTCTTCAACCGGTATTCATGAAAGGGAAAATATATTTCGGGATAAAACAGGCATCAGGAATGAATGATATTGCAGAGCTGACTTCTGAGAGAATACAGCAAAAGGTTATCTATAATTATACCAAAGCTTTTTTCGGCATGTCTTTGGCAGAAAAAGCATTGGAAGTTGCAAAAAAATCATATGAAAGAACAAAAAGATATTACCTTATGACAAAGAATTTTTATGAAAACGGAATGGTTGTAAAAAGTGATTTGATGGTTGCAAAAACTCATCTGCTTAAAAACGAGAGTGCAATAAGTGAAGCACGGAAACAGGTGGAGGTCGCACAAAGTAGACTACAGCAGGTGCTTGGGATTGATGAAAAAGTTGATATTGTTTGGGAAACTCCCTCTTTCAAAACGGACAAATCACTGAATAAATATCTGCAAACCGCTCTCAGCAGCAGGGAAGATCTGCTTGCTCTGGATGAGCGGCTTAACATAGCTGAACTTGAAACCAAAAAATCGAAATTTAATTTTCTTCCTGAGGTGTCACTTTTTGCCAATTATAAATGGAATGAAAGTGACTTTATGAACGGGGGAGCTGAAGGAGCAACGTTCGGGGCAAAAGTTTCATTCAATCTATTTAACGGTTTTGCCGATTACAACAAGGTCAGGGAAAACAAAAGTGATTATCTGTATATGCTTAATATGAAACAGGATAAAAAACGTAAAATAAAATCGCAGGTCAAAAATGCATACTACAGCATAAAAGCCGCCCGAAAAAAACTTCAGGCTGCTGAAAAGCAGGTTGAAGCAGCTTATGAAGCTTTATCCATAACTCAAAACAGATTTAGGGAAGGTTTGGTTAAAATTACCGAACTGCTTGACAGGGAAGTTGACGTCAGGCAGGCGGAACTTAATATGTATATGGCGGAGTATGAGCTTATAACGGGCAGAGCCAGATTACTGCTAAATTCAGGTATATTGAAATAA
- a CDS encoding YgaP family membrane protein, with amino-acid sequence MTVKKMMRIIPGLMVTISAILGLIHSPWWFALTLFVGINLTQSGFTDFCPLEKILRKLGFPEQ; translated from the coding sequence ATGACAGTTAAAAAAATGATGAGAATTATACCGGGGCTTATGGTTACAATAAGTGCTATATTGGGGCTTATTCACAGTCCCTGGTGGTTTGCTTTGACACTTTTTGTGGGCATTAATCTCACACAGTCCGGCTTTACGGACTTCTGTCCATTGGAAAAGATACTTAGAAAACTGGGTTTTCCTGAACAGTAA
- a CDS encoding efflux RND transporter periplasmic adaptor subunit — MKSWKGIFLMFLAVAVVSCSNAKTEKEASSYDKPDKFTVSTMVVHKEVREAKITFSGTVTSDKTVMLMPKIMGYIRSINVDIGDSFSKDDVLVNISSDELDARVKRAESAVKEALIGLKQAESGLRMAKMNKRKAEAQFNLAEKTYERYKRLIKSESVSQQEYDQVEAEYLSARESYDIAVENVNLAERKLKQAGAKLEQSRAALSEARSYTDYKKIKAPFDGIVLQKLSEEGNLASPGSAVLKIGTNDKIVEAEIGERLFNNVFTGDNVTINYPSGNISFTAKIKNKSRQILPGSRKFIIETTADDKLPAGAYVKIILSKGQNEGIFIPKSAVKQVGQLSAAIVKEGARAKMRILKLGRETGDNVEVLSGLNGGEKLVLTDVELIESGDKLEEK; from the coding sequence ATGAAAAGCTGGAAGGGTATTTTTTTAATGTTTTTGGCTGTTGCAGTCGTATCCTGTTCAAATGCCAAAACTGAAAAAGAAGCGTCATCATATGATAAACCGGATAAGTTTACAGTTAGCACAATGGTGGTACATAAAGAGGTTAGAGAGGCAAAAATCACTTTTTCGGGAACTGTTACCAGTGACAAGACGGTGATGCTGATGCCCAAAATTATGGGGTATATCCGTAGCATAAATGTTGATATAGGAGATTCTTTTAGTAAAGATGATGTGCTTGTCAATATCAGCAGTGACGAACTGGACGCCAGGGTGAAACGGGCTGAAAGTGCGGTAAAAGAGGCACTTATAGGTTTGAAACAGGCTGAGTCTGGATTGAGAATGGCGAAGATGAACAAAAGAAAAGCAGAAGCTCAGTTCAATCTGGCTGAAAAGACATATGAACGTTATAAAAGACTAATCAAAAGCGAAAGTGTCAGCCAACAGGAGTATGATCAGGTGGAGGCTGAATACTTATCCGCCAGGGAATCCTATGATATAGCTGTTGAAAATGTAAATCTGGCCGAAAGGAAACTGAAACAAGCCGGAGCAAAGCTTGAACAATCCAGGGCTGCGCTTTCAGAAGCCCGGTCTTATACTGATTACAAAAAGATAAAAGCACCTTTTGACGGAATAGTGCTCCAGAAACTTTCTGAAGAAGGCAACCTTGCTTCTCCCGGAAGTGCTGTACTGAAAATCGGCACCAATGATAAAATCGTTGAAGCGGAAATCGGGGAGCGTCTGTTTAATAATGTTTTTACAGGTGATAATGTTACGATAAACTACCCGTCCGGCAATATATCTTTCACTGCAAAAATTAAAAATAAATCCCGTCAGATTTTACCTGGTTCCAGGAAATTTATTATTGAAACCACTGCCGATGATAAACTGCCTGCCGGTGCATATGTGAAGATAATACTAAGCAAAGGACAAAATGAAGGCATCTTTATACCAAAGTCTGCAGTGAAGCAGGTGGGGCAGCTGAGCGCTGCTATTGTAAAGGAAGGTGCCAGGGCAAAGATGCGCATTCTGAAACTTGGCAGGGAAACCGGCGATAATGTTGAAGTATTAAGCGGACTGAATGGGGGAGAAAAATTGGTTCTTACAGATGTGGAATTAATCGAATCCGGAGATAAGCTGGAGGAGAAATAG